A genome region from Phosphitispora fastidiosa includes the following:
- a CDS encoding TldD/PmbA family protein: protein MGSSFAALAKQVVDKAQGLGASHSEAFLIKSKDLSIDVREGSVETLKLAEDRGLGLRVFRDGRIGFAYTSDLGNAAVDEIVRQALANSDKTSPDDFNIMPAPGGSYNEMDLFDPRIQQVSVDEKIEIARRIEKSAAGFDNRITITERSSYFDAEYEVILANSLGIMTSYQGAYCGCYADLVAEEDGDNQTGFALKIGLKFNDLDPEKIGEEAARKAVRKLGAKSINTQKAVIVFDPHIGTSFLGIVAPALSAEAVQKGKSLFAGKVGQKISSDKVTITDHGAMPGGIASAPFDGEGVPTGKTVLIQNGELKGYLHNTYTAAKDKVWSTGNGIRNSFKSTPEVGTTNFYIEPGTTHPDDLIKDITSGLYVTDVMGMHTANPISGDFSVGASGIWIENGRFTKPVRGVAIAGNILDLLNEVEEVGSDLTFFGGKGSPTIRVSQMMISGS from the coding sequence ATGGGAAGCAGTTTTGCCGCATTGGCAAAGCAGGTGGTGGACAAGGCCCAGGGGTTGGGCGCCAGCCACTCGGAAGCTTTTTTGATTAAATCAAAAGATCTTAGCATTGACGTCAGGGAGGGGTCTGTGGAGACATTAAAACTTGCCGAGGATCGCGGGCTTGGCCTTAGGGTATTCCGTGATGGGCGCATCGGTTTCGCCTATACCTCAGATTTGGGGAACGCTGCTGTTGATGAAATTGTACGGCAGGCGCTGGCCAATTCCGATAAGACCAGTCCTGATGATTTTAATATAATGCCTGCGCCCGGAGGGTCGTATAATGAAATGGACCTCTTTGATCCCCGCATTCAGCAGGTTTCGGTTGATGAGAAAATAGAAATTGCTCGAAGGATTGAAAAATCTGCTGCCGGTTTTGATAACCGTATTACCATTACCGAAAGGTCTTCATATTTTGATGCCGAATATGAGGTTATCCTGGCCAATTCCCTGGGGATTATGACATCTTATCAGGGCGCCTACTGCGGCTGTTACGCAGACCTGGTTGCTGAGGAAGACGGTGATAATCAAACCGGTTTTGCCCTGAAAATTGGCTTGAAGTTTAACGACCTGGACCCCGAAAAAATTGGGGAAGAAGCAGCCCGGAAGGCAGTCAGGAAGCTGGGGGCCAAATCAATTAATACTCAGAAGGCAGTCATAGTCTTTGATCCGCATATCGGGACCAGTTTTCTGGGAATTGTTGCTCCGGCGCTGTCGGCCGAGGCAGTGCAAAAAGGAAAATCACTGTTTGCCGGCAAGGTAGGCCAAAAGATTTCTTCAGATAAGGTTACTATTACAGACCATGGCGCAATGCCGGGTGGAATTGCCTCGGCGCCTTTTGATGGGGAAGGTGTGCCGACTGGGAAAACTGTCCTTATCCAAAACGGAGAACTCAAAGGATATCTGCACAATACTTATACAGCCGCAAAAGACAAGGTATGGTCAACCGGCAATGGTATCAGAAATTCTTTTAAAAGCACTCCTGAGGTGGGAACTACAAATTTTTACATTGAACCGGGGACCACACACCCTGACGACCTTATCAAGGATATTACCAGCGGACTTTATGTTACTGATGTGATGGGCATGCATACAGCTAATCCCATTTCGGGTGACTTTTCTGTCGGCGCTTCCGGGATCTGGATTGAGAACGGCAGGTTTACCAAGCCTGTCAGGGGTGTAGCTATTGCCGGGAACATTCTGGACCTCCTTAATGAAGTGGAGGAGGTCGGTTCTGACCTGACGTTTTTTGGCGGCAAGGGGTCGCCAACCATCAGAGTCTCCCAAATGATGATCAGCGGTTCATAA
- the aroQ gene encoding type II 3-dehydroquinate dehydratase — MPKVLVINGPNLNLLGKREPDIYGSQTLEDINGKLAELAKELGLELDFFQSNHEGEIVDIIHRCISGIGGILINPGALTHYSYAIRDAVAAVGIPCVEVHLSNIHAREEFRSKSVIAPVCLGQVSGFGALSYILGLRALAEEVV; from the coding sequence TTGCCAAAAGTACTCGTGATTAACGGTCCTAACTTAAATCTGCTGGGGAAAAGAGAGCCGGACATTTATGGTTCACAGACCCTGGAGGATATTAATGGTAAGCTGGCAGAGCTTGCCAAGGAACTGGGACTGGAATTAGACTTTTTTCAGTCCAATCATGAGGGCGAGATTGTTGACATAATTCACAGGTGTATTTCGGGCATTGGCGGTATTCTTATTAACCCCGGAGCTCTTACTCATTATAGCTATGCCATTCGTGACGCTGTTGCTGCAGTAGGTATTCCGTGTGTCGAGGTGCATTTGTCCAACATCCATGCCCGTGAAGAGTTCAGAAGTAAATCAGTAATCGCCCCAGTTTGCCTGGGCCAGGTTTCGGGTTTTGGAGCCCTAAGTTATATTCTTGGCCTGAGGGCGCTGGCAGAAGAGGTAGTATAA
- a CDS encoding M24 family metallopeptidase has protein sequence MNQRIEAVRKIIEDNRLDGLVITKQQNWQYLSGFTGTSAVLIFTLSDNYFITDFRYLEQAQLETEGFHIIKPRTLVEDAMVDQVISLGLSRVGFEGDDLTYAQYADYSKKTPDVEWVSLIQAVEKIRQVKDDRETAALRKAASITDMAFDYILDFIKPGVKESEIALEIEYYMKKKGAEKSAFETIVASGPRAALPHGVATDKELAAGELIILDFGAVFAGYHADMTRTVVLGEPDADQQKIYDIVLTAQKRAIDAVKPDIRCSQVDLVARDFIAVNGYGANFGHGLGHSVGLEIHEKPAFTPRDDTVLQPGMALTVEPGIYLSNWGGVRIEDLVLVTGSSCDVLSRSPKELIAL, from the coding sequence ATGAACCAAAGAATAGAAGCTGTTCGTAAAATAATTGAGGATAACCGGCTAGACGGACTGGTTATCACCAAACAGCAAAATTGGCAGTATCTGAGCGGTTTTACCGGCACAAGTGCGGTCCTAATTTTCACTTTATCTGATAATTACTTTATTACTGATTTCAGGTATTTGGAACAGGCACAGCTGGAAACAGAGGGTTTTCATATTATTAAGCCGCGGACCCTGGTTGAAGATGCCATGGTGGATCAGGTAATCAGTCTTGGGCTGAGCAGAGTCGGGTTTGAAGGGGATGACCTTACGTATGCCCAGTATGCAGATTATAGCAAAAAAACTCCTGATGTGGAATGGGTTTCTTTAATCCAGGCTGTGGAAAAAATACGTCAGGTAAAAGATGACCGTGAAACTGCAGCCTTACGGAAGGCTGCTTCCATTACCGATATGGCCTTTGACTATATACTTGATTTTATCAAACCAGGTGTCAAAGAGTCGGAAATAGCCCTGGAAATTGAGTATTATATGAAGAAAAAGGGCGCAGAGAAATCAGCTTTTGAGACTATTGTGGCTTCAGGACCGCGGGCCGCGCTTCCCCACGGTGTGGCCACAGACAAGGAATTGGCGGCAGGCGAACTGATAATCCTTGACTTCGGAGCAGTTTTTGCCGGATATCATGCAGATATGACCAGGACTGTTGTCCTCGGTGAGCCAGATGCTGACCAGCAGAAGATTTATGATATAGTCCTGACCGCACAAAAACGCGCTATAGATGCTGTTAAGCCGGACATCAGGTGTTCACAGGTGGATCTGGTGGCACGTGACTTTATCGCCGTAAACGGCTATGGCGCTAATTTCGGGCACGGATTGGGACACAGTGTGGGCTTGGAAATACATGAAAAACCCGCTTTTACCCCCAGGGATGATACTGTTTTACAGCCCGGAATGGCTCTGACAGTAGAACCAGGTATCTACCTGAGCAACTGGGGCGGGGTCAGAATAGAGGATTTGGTACTGGTGACAGGCAGTAGCTGTGATGTTCTTTCCAGGTCACCCAAGGAACTTATCGCACTATAA
- the efp gene encoding elongation factor P — translation MISTNDFKTGVTVEIDGEVFAVVDFQHVKPGKGSAFVRSKLKNVKTGAVVERTFNAGEKMARAHLDRREMQYLYSDGDAFNFMDNQSYDQISITREQLGDAIKYLKENTNVSVLMYQGSLIGIDLPNQVELEVTATDPGIKGDTASGGSKPATVETGAVVQVPFFVEVGDVLLIDTRTGNYIKRV, via the coding sequence ATGATTTCTACCAATGATTTTAAAACAGGTGTAACTGTTGAAATTGATGGAGAGGTATTTGCCGTAGTGGATTTTCAGCATGTTAAACCGGGCAAGGGATCTGCTTTTGTGCGTTCCAAGCTGAAAAATGTCAAAACCGGAGCAGTAGTGGAAAGAACCTTTAATGCCGGGGAGAAAATGGCCAGGGCTCATCTTGACCGGAGGGAAATGCAGTACCTATACAGTGACGGGGATGCCTTTAATTTTATGGACAACCAGAGTTATGATCAGATCAGCATCACCAGGGAACAACTCGGAGATGCCATTAAGTACCTGAAGGAAAACACCAATGTGAGTGTCCTTATGTACCAAGGCAGTCTTATCGGGATCGACCTTCCCAACCAGGTGGAGCTTGAGGTTACTGCCACTGACCCGGGTATAAAGGGGGATACCGCTTCCGGCGGTTCCAAGCCGGCAACGGTGGAAACCGGCGCTGTTGTACAGGTTCCCTTCTTCGTAGAGGTTGGCGATGTCCTGCTGATTGATACCCGCACCGGGAATTATATCAAGCGGGTGTAA
- a CDS encoding CD1247 N-terminal domain-containing protein: MKNTKEKIAYLQGLSRGLDVEESSKEGKVLSGIISILDDLAEQIEDIEIAQEDLEDYVESIDEDLYDLEGDLLGEVDLVDEDIVEVVCPRCEETVCFEADIIDDEDLIEVTCPNCDEVVFINDQDLIEGLGADRGLSLTDDRGISLVSSVDEDI; the protein is encoded by the coding sequence TTGAAAAACACTAAGGAAAAAATTGCTTACCTTCAGGGACTGTCCCGGGGTTTGGATGTAGAAGAGTCATCCAAGGAAGGTAAGGTGCTGTCAGGAATAATCTCGATTCTTGATGATTTGGCGGAACAAATAGAAGATATTGAAATTGCCCAGGAGGACTTGGAAGATTATGTTGAGAGTATTGATGAAGACCTCTATGACCTCGAGGGAGACCTGTTAGGTGAAGTAGACCTGGTCGATGAGGATATTGTAGAAGTGGTCTGCCCCAGGTGTGAAGAGACTGTTTGTTTTGAAGCAGATATCATTGATGACGAGGATCTGATAGAGGTTACCTGCCCTAATTGTGATGAGGTGGTATTTATTAATGACCAGGACCTCATTGAGGGATTGGGAGCCGATAGAGGGCTATCTTTAACCGATGACAGGGGAATTTCACTGGTCAGCAGTGTGGATGAGGATATTTAG